The nucleotide sequence TAAAAGAGCACGGGGTAAGCGCCCCAGCAAGCGAGGTAAACGAGTCTCTACAATCAGTGCAATCAGCCTCAAAACCGTTGTCACTAACGTAAGTATCGTCGGTTCAACCGATGGTTTGACCTTTGAAGCCTTCATTGCTCGCCACCTGGTTCCGAAACTTTGGAAAGGAGCTTGTGTGATTATGGATAACTACTCGATACACAACCATGACACGATCAGAAAGCTGATTGAGGACGTGGGTGCTAAGTTGATTTATTTACCTCCCTATTCTCCAGACTTTTCACCGATAGAAAATTGCTTCTCAAAGATTAAAAATATTTTGCGGACGATTGGGGCACGCAGCTATCCCGATCTCGCTAATGCCATTGAAGACGCTTTTTCTCAAGTATCTTTGGAAAACCTCAAAAATTGGTTCACTCACTGTTGCTACTACGCCTCACAAGAGTGAAAAATGCTATAGTGTAAAACTATCTTTATCTGGCAATCGATCAGCGTGTTCTACACCCCAGACCAGATTACACATGGTGACCTTTATGTTCCTACCCGATGGCAATATTTGTTCATGAAACGTCATCGTACCATCGCCTGAGCTGAAAAATAGAATGCCCCAAATGCCTACTGCTCCTAAAATCCAAGAAGCAGCAAGCCCTAAAACAAAAAACTTAATTTGAATTCTCACTATACCTGCCATATCAATGCGTTGGTAGCCTAACGACCAAGATAAGCGGCGGCAGATAACCTTTCCATCCACACCAAGATCTCTCAACTGTCCGCTTCATCGACTTGTTATCCCGCTGGCACACACCGATTCATTCAAATTCGCACAACATATTAAATGAGATGCCGCCAGTCCGATTGACAATCTCACTTCCCGGCACCGTAATAAACCCTAATCGTTCATACAATCTCACGACCGGATTATCCGCCCGAACATTGAGACTCACTGCCGGAAACCATTCTTTTGCCATATCTAGAACCTGAACTAACAACCGCGTTCCAACGCCTTGACCTCGATAATCTGGCAATACCGCCATCGCTAACTCTGGAATCACATCGTTGACATAACCAAATCCCTTATCTTCCTCTAACCACAAACGTAGCCAAGCTGCACCAATTGATGCTGTATCTCTGATTGCAACACAACCAACATCACCAACTCTGCCCCAACTCGACGCATAACGAGCTAAATATGGCTGTTTTTGAACAGAGTCTAGGGAGGGTTCGTGCGATGCATACTGCAACATTTCCCAAACT is from Neosynechococcus sphagnicola sy1 and encodes:
- a CDS encoding transposase; protein product: KRARGKRPSKRGKRVSTISAISLKTVVTNVSIVGSTDGLTFEAFIARHLVPKLWKGACVIMDNYSIHNHDTIRKLIEDVGAKLIYLPPYSPDFSPIENCFSKIKNILRTIGARSYPDLANAIEDAFSQVSLENLKNWFTHCCYYASQE
- a CDS encoding GNAT family N-acetyltransferase, with translation MDYAVRALTVDDEPVVWEMLQYASHEPSLDSVQKQPYLARYASSWGRVGDVGCVAIRDTASIGAAWLRLWLEEDKGFGYVNDVIPELAMAVLPDYRGQGVGTRLLVQVLDMAKEWFPAVSLNVRADNPVVRLYERLGFITVPGSEIVNRTGGISFNMLCEFE